From Thermoproteales archaeon:
AAAACCAGCCCCGCAAACGGGTCTACAATAACCTTAGGAACGTACACGGCGACTATCTCTCCGCCAACATTAGCGTAGAGGGGGAAGCCTAACTGCAGCTCCGGCAATCGAATCCAGGGCATCCACCAAGACGTTGCGCCGACGATAAATTCGTACAATCCATAGGCGAGGTATAGTACCGCCACCGCCGCCGAGTACGACGCAGCTAACCTGCAGAATTTCCCGAATTCCACGTTCTCACCTAAAACCGAGACCATAACCTATGAGCATAACAGCCCCAGCAAGCAGATAAGCTAGCACAACTTCATAGAGTACCGCGAAAAGCGTCCATTTCCAAGACCCCGTCTCTTGTCTTATAGCGGCTACAGTCGCTATACACGGCACGTACACGAGTATGAAGATCATATACGCGTAGATCTCTAGCGGCGTGTAGAGAGACAGCAGAATTACAGGCAGTTCTTCCTCGCCAGCACCATAGAGCATCGCCGTAGCGCCTATCACTATCTCCTTTGCTACAAACCCGAAGATAGCCGCCACTACGAGCCTCCAATCCCAGCCCAGGGGGATAAATAAAGGCCTTAAAAACTCGCCTATAGCCGCCAAGACGCTAGATTCTATCTTCTCGACCCCAATCCACCGGAATGTTCCCCACTCAATGCTGCCGAGAATCTGAATCGCCAATAGCCCGAGAACTATCACGAAGAAAACTTTCTTAAAGAAGAGAGATCCACGCCACCACATGTGTATAATTACAGATTTTAGAGTCGGCATCTGGTAGTCGGGTAACTCCATTATAAACGGCGAAATCCTACCTTTAAAGAATATTCTCCTAAATATTAACGCTAGCGCTATCGCTAATGCTATTCCCACCAGATATAGAGAGAAAATGACGTCGCCTGCAAACTCTCCGAAGAAGGCCGCCGCTAACAAAGCGAACGCGGTTAACCTGGCGCTACACAGCATGAGCGAGTTAGTGAGGATAGCCACCATCCTATCCTCCTCGTATGGGATAGCTCTCGTCGAGTAGACGGCGGGAACATTACACCCAAAGCCTAGTATCATGGAGATTAGAGTTCTCCCAGTCATCCCCAGCTTGCGCATTATCCTATCCATGACAAACGCGGCTCTAGCCATGTAGCCGCAATCCTCCAATATCGAGAGGGCGAAGTAGAGGAAGAAGATCAGCGGAGTAAAGCTGAGCACTGTGCCCACGCCGTTTAATAAGCCGTAATCCCCGAAGACTATTCCGTCTATAACCGGGCTCCCGGTGTGCAGATATTCTAGCGAGGCAAGCCACGCGAAGAAATCCCCTAAAAGATCACAGAAAGGCGTAGAGACGAGCATCGTAAACTGGAACATAATCCAGAGTATCGCCAGAAATATAGGTATGCCCAACACCTTATCCAACACTGCTTTATCAATTAAATCACTGAAAGTATACTCCACCTTGCCCTTCCTAACAGCTTTCTCGACGATACCCCCTATTACCTCATACCTCTTGTCGGCAAGAAGAACCTCCAAATCCACGCCTCCATACTTCCGTGAGAGCTTAACCTTTTCCTCGTCAATAATCCTCTTTACATCCTCAGAAACAGGGGAACTTCTGATTTTTTCGACTACCTCCTCGTCTTCTTCGAGCAATTTTACGGCAAGCCAGCGGGTATTGTAAGCCGAGCTGATCTCGGGGTCTTTTTTTAGAACACTTTCTATTCTCTTTATGGCACTTTCTATTTCCGAGCCATAAGATATAGTTTTTACCTCGCCAACGTTAGCAGTTTCGAGGATCTTCTCGCATAACTCCTCCATACCTATCTTTTTGGGAGCAACTGTGGGGACTACGGGCACCCCCAGAAGCTTCTCGAGTTTGCTCGGGTCCACTTCATAGCCTTTACTTTCAGACAAGTCCATCTTGTTCAACGCTATAACAAGAGGGACCCCCAACTCTATCAACTGTAACGTCAGGTATAGATTTCTCTCCAAGTTCGAGGCATCGACTATATCTACCACTACGTCCGGCTTTTCCTCCACAATATAGTTTCTCGCTATTAATTCCTCGAGAGAATAGGCGGTTAAGCTATAGGTCCCCGGCAAATCCACTACGCGAATTTCATAGCCCTTAAACTTGCAAACACCCTCTTTCTTCTCGATAGTTTTACCAGGCCAATTCCCTATATGCTGCCTCCCCTTAGTTAAATTGTTGAAGATAACCGATTTGCCGACGTTAGGATTTCCAGCGAGAGCCACTCTAACCACTCTCTCGATCTTCCATTTTTTCACTCGACCACCTCTACCAAAATTTTCATAGCTACGCCCCAGCCGATAGCCACCCTAGAACCTCTAACGGAGACCAAGATAGGACCGGGGGGAGATTTAAAAACGTGTACCTCGGCATCCGGCGTAAATCCGAGCTCGGTAAGCCTTCTGATTAAGCCTCTCCCCCCTAGTATGTTCTTTACAAACGCTCTCCGGCACGGAGGTAGCATAGCCAGCGGCATCAGCATTACTTAACCACCTCGACGAAAACGTGGTCCGCCTCGCTTTTCCTCAGAGAAAGATAATACCCCTTAACCTCAAACTCTATAGGATCCCCCATTGGGGCTTTTCTAACAGCCTTAATCTCCGTATCTCTGGTAATTCCCATGTCCAACAACCTCCTGACCAAGGGACCTTTGCCGACTACGTTCACAACGATTCCCTTCTCGCCTGGAGCTAGCTCGCTAAGCCTCTTTATCATTTTAGGTCAACCTAAAAATATTAGGCTAGCCTAATATTTAAATATTTTTATTAGCAATTGCACAAAAATATTTTATTTGAAAATACTAGTCAGAAATAAGCTTAAAATTCTAGGTGAATATGCTAATTTTGGGCAATAGATCATAATAGGAAAATCTAAGCAGCTATCGTTCACTTATGGTTTGCAGATTGCGTAAACTTCAACAAGAAATAAAGGTTTGGATAATACTATGAATATGGGAAAATGATTAGAGAGGAAGCGTTAGACTGGTTTGAAGAAGCTAAAATAGACTTGGAGAGAGCTGAAAGAGCTGAAAAAGATAAAGACTATAGCCTAGCATGCTACATGTCTCAACAAGCGATTGAGAAGGCATTTAAAGCATGTTTTATAGGATTGCTTCGTAAAAGACCTCCACACGTTCACGACCTGACAATGCTATATGAAGAGTTGAAGTCGATAATCTCTCTCCCAGACGAGATAAAAGAAGCATTATCTGAAATATCCCAGTATTATGTTACAGCTAGATATCCAAATGCTGGCATTAGAAGACCATCGCGCAGTTTTTCAAAAACACAATCTACTCGTGCAATAGAGGTGGCTAAAAACGTTATTGAGAAAATTGAAAAAACTTTCTTTACCTCCTAAAGTGGCTGAAGCAATAATAGAACTAGTTAACTCTCTAAAAAAATCTCATGCTGATATAGAAGTCTATTTATTTGGTAGTTTTGCTAAAGGAACGTGGCTTGAAGATAGCGATATTGACCTTATAATAATCTCTGAATACTTTAAAAACATGAAACCTGAGAAAAGATATAGTTACGTTAGAAACTTAGCCAGTCGAAAAGTACCATTCGAACTACTCATATACACGCCTCAGGAATTCGAAAAAGCTAGGAAAAAGAGCATAGTCATACAAGATGCCTCAGAATACTGGGTAAAACTGACTTAATATAGGCTCAGCTTGAACCTGTAGTGATACAATGAATTAAAGTGTCTCGTAAGAAAATGGATTCCGAAATAGACTCTAGTTCTGCTAATAGCTATATTACTGGTATCATTGCTTTAAGTTATAAAGCATTTTACATTCTAGTCTTAGATCACAATTTTTGCATCGTAGCTTTGCCGGAGTTTTCGGTGCTAAAGCAGCTTCTAAAACATGCTTTAATAATCTTCGGCAATGTTCCCGAAGAACGTTTACAAAATCTACTCTAATCCTCTTCTTCTCCTTTAAAACGTCTACGAATCCATATTTAATCCTTCTAGAAAATTTCTCTTCTAAAAGCATACCGTAAACAGTTAATTGCTCAATATCGGCCATTGACAGTTTACTTTTATATTTAACCTCAACCGGGATAAATCCTTCTACAATGTCAATTCTACCTTTGACTCCTAAAATCTCGCTTTCAACTTCATACTCAGTATAAACTGGCACACCAGCCAAGGGAATAGAAGACCTGAACTCGGCTATGCTCTTTGCCAGCTTCTCAATCTGCTTAATACCTAACCCATATTTTGTAGATTTTTCATGAACAACTTCATCAAAGATGGTATATATTTCAACTCCATTTCCTAGAGAAAGCGAAAAATCTTGGTAGATTTCATGAGCCAATCTACCTAGTATAGAATGCTCAGTTGGTTTAGATTTTAAACCCATACTAGCTTCAAGAAAGACTTTTAACGGACAAAAACTGTATGTTTGAATCATATAAACATTAATCATCAATACTTAACAGCCTCCCTATCTCCCTTATATCACCCAATCTTTTATTCATTTTAACGACTTTATCCTTAGGCATTTCCACAAAAAGCAATCCTTGCAAAGCATCA
This genomic window contains:
- the feoB gene encoding ferrous iron transport protein B codes for the protein MVRVALAGNPNVGKSVIFNNLTKGRQHIGNWPGKTIEKKEGVCKFKGYEIRVVDLPGTYSLTAYSLEELIARNYIVEEKPDVVVDIVDASNLERNLYLTLQLIELGVPLVIALNKMDLSESKGYEVDPSKLEKLLGVPVVPTVAPKKIGMEELCEKILETANVGEVKTISYGSEIESAIKRIESVLKKDPEISSAYNTRWLAVKLLEEDEEVVEKIRSSPVSEDVKRIIDEEKVKLSRKYGGVDLEVLLADKRYEVIGGIVEKAVRKGKVEYTFSDLIDKAVLDKVLGIPIFLAILWIMFQFTMLVSTPFCDLLGDFFAWLASLEYLHTGSPVIDGIVFGDYGLLNGVGTVLSFTPLIFFLYFALSILEDCGYMARAAFVMDRIMRKLGMTGRTLISMILGFGCNVPAVYSTRAIPYEEDRMVAILTNSLMLCSARLTAFALLAAAFFGEFAGDVIFSLYLVGIALAIALALIFRRIFFKGRISPFIMELPDYQMPTLKSVIIHMWWRGSLFFKKVFFVIVLGLLAIQILGSIEWGTFRWIGVEKIESSVLAAIGEFLRPLFIPLGWDWRLVVAAIFGFVAKEIVIGATAMLYGAGEEELPVILLSLYTPLEIYAYMIFILVYVPCIATVAAIRQETGSWKWTLFAVLYEVVLAYLLAGAVMLIGYGLGFR
- a CDS encoding ferrous iron transport protein A; translated protein: MLMPLAMLPPCRRAFVKNILGGRGLIRRLTELGFTPDAEVHVFKSPPGPILVSVRGSRVAIGWGVAMKILVEVVE
- a CDS encoding ferrous iron transport protein A, which gives rise to MIKRLSELAPGEKGIVVNVVGKGPLVRRLLDMGITRDTEIKAVRKAPMGDPIEFEVKGYYLSLRKSEADHVFVEVVK
- a CDS encoding HEPN domain-containing protein, whose amino-acid sequence is MIREEALDWFEEAKIDLERAERAEKDKDYSLACYMSQQAIEKAFKACFIGLLRKRPPHVHDLTMLYEELKSIISLPDEIKEALSEISQYYVTARYPNAGIRRPSRSFSKTQSTRAIEVAKNVIEKIEKTFFTS
- a CDS encoding nucleotidyltransferase domain-containing protein — encoded protein: MELVNSLKKSHADIEVYLFGSFAKGTWLEDSDIDLIIISEYFKNMKPEKRYSYVRNLASRKVPFELLIYTPQEFEKARKKSIVIQDASEYWVKLT
- a CDS encoding Dna2/Cas4 domain-containing protein, encoding MINVYMIQTYSFCPLKVFLEASMGLKSKPTEHSILGRLAHEIYQDFSLSLGNGVEIYTIFDEVVHEKSTKYGLGIKQIEKLAKSIAEFRSSIPLAGVPVYTEYEVESEILGVKGRIDIVEGFIPVEVKYKSKLSMADIEQLTVYGMLLEEKFSRRIKYGFVDVLKEKKRIRVDFVNVLREHCRRLLKHVLEAALAPKTPAKLRCKNCDLRLECKMLYNLKQ